The Syngnathus typhle isolate RoL2023-S1 ecotype Sweden linkage group LG16, RoL_Styp_1.0, whole genome shotgun sequence genome includes a region encoding these proteins:
- the zfyve26 gene encoding zinc finger FYVE domain-containing protein 26 isoform X1: MESAAPATHLFGCEAETSLRDLFDYFKRCLRCGEWELASACVPQLVASKGDISEKVREIIKVAVCHPYRFKWEPVSSPHKLAWFWLKVLEQCTEDRVSPSVRSKLEFLLLLEHLCSEGIQEVLLQQLHDAFAGTNVSSSTHAAVERCLQTLLERKRPRLAQCLTYFLQLQSSVDDTSLQQVFVLHLLSKLSKPETSSETQNEWVEEIYSVLASMPSNPSTVSGQLEALCETLWASRCGPLKEEMILSSLLRPRCDALVSAYCSAALRLQRDRLLRSAPDTQALLPESEKLALSLCCHDDRPSAWKMVYFECLSSGKHFLEQILVTALDLIKHEEFSQLKDMLRSELQPLCRLLLLLGWTQCRSLGSARTLLRVLHHQQRSANDSVLQDFANLLSSQLGILEWCKNNNPDVSNEALLGQLHSLDNHSALYVLHSLTPLARFEERRLLDLLQQTPDPAQNDAEAVLSPSAQRSVILFRGFCAMKYAIYALCVNAHQSVACGQCQAKRQKASWEGTDPSLAATSTGGRQSLFEHYLSECQLYLEAVPAMFRLELLENIFSLLFLSSADFSPQNPKDVTISNPASSSPEATEEEDRADLDLAHLVRGCEGFLADAAAVEGILKLLKEGLEGMCVLGQQEGQETGRALPREAEVAESVGCSVAAGTFGTRLQRLSKRTAEAQWRLQIITSNRSSGSKVGGDCLDAASATHSWLIPAMLSPPESLLKSCIRRGNFMEAHQVSLVFDLEASASCGELAFMERYTEVLVELGRVEQKMESQPMSSSSSSSDGLGSGPAAAGAARCRLGSSGLSTLQAIGSAAAAGVAFYSISDIADRLLSTPSHPLPTLQEGYWTNRSDSSGLVATLLKELSPPAMAAFDLACCHCQLWKTSRQLLDTAERRLSGSLEARGVRVDPKDPRPENICGFPLVLQQMSKILNHPTSKVAVGEEQVLSSPFGCSIQEVLLCCHPTLSEECISARLALMQRLASTLHVLSSAANVSEGASASSSSLMALLSEQAGSKASELDANPARRGIKELLRSLDRLCPFEPNGDLARPDFVRTFLDYVDTLAAVLVRSLGSEDQTSEVKLGNPLPVLLQAPSRLLSYLLFERQVSPDRLLALLREAGLGLNVQQVIIQRCCKVLHVGSTFPDQVQDPIQARRDDAVFSVSALTLLLRRHAGKHASTLGMTELTSDAESVSLDDTSTSSSASSASSANPSPPPTSAPSFLLTPSALAFLKSRSSLVAALACLSASKGEGARSQPTGWSGYFRSGRKEALLDGEQISREADTLLQDFPVLRSYLNAMAEPVLGPSFSDDEGLGAQVCGKPLVGLLLAGPREEAARGVAVDAFQQALASKDVDRALRLLELYGPDCGQQGELRDRLLAWAALEGDEEGVDHLFRVRDPNLRARVALQVMERWPLSACAELLDVCLDDETEASLRADLLRKKKELDIYGRMLALQPPLPWVTWQELKTESKANSESMLTRMLEAKEFWLCSQWAELYPVSEQSTLQLQTEHLLHLLDKEQTDEAFQLLEGLAVCGLDVCERALDRRPGLATCHFLADYMTLHFQRQVSPARRRHIHTLNLGSKVLLALPPPARQDYFPLLPEPLLMLEQMLMNLKVDWADATVRTLRNLLADQEAGFGPDAVDRLLSEYARKALEFTCAPRERSRSDSVISLQDALTQCPAQESSTSGRVDSSTASSASSTPTHSSSTHSGDRERDRGSAGRKRSSSTKFQPPEKPPDQKDWVPDTKEHMCMVCRRERFTMFNRRHHCRRCGRLVCQACSERKMAIDGRPGEEVRVCDQCYTYFHPDSDDELEPSEATGSPTLTEDALDGMLHLPEVAPRQIRLSTDPDQNQQLRHEFYYEQAPSAHLCVAILSLHGEQTACGHQLIDHCRALSRKLTNPEVDACLLTDIMRQLLFSAKLMFVKVGRNQDLALCDSYIGKVDVLKILVAANYKHIPSLDDILETVAVTRLRNQLLEAEYYQLAVEVSTKSGLDPAAVWQAWAMASLKAGSLTAAREKFARCLKAPVDRNQMNLGPTLLQEIVKHLESTVRPVTATSLSEDILASLRELEEALSERSEYPRSILHRECLYYLNAYATHLALVSFHMRHDAMAEAISYLLAKDAPDEVFLEGVLQPALERGRLGMLQDVLEKLDPGLEACSRYLIASCQWLQRRGYFHTLYQIQQFMMDHVRAAMTCIRFFTHGATSYQQLGDQQRWLVRAKEHLRTYLQEQQCRGVVRRKLSQGSSFRKMMSSSDVSRHMNTIELQLEVTRFLHRREMPPAAGAGPPPTLFGGSPMKVEVACKVMLGGKNIEEGFGIAYRVIQDFQLEAQAVYVRAGQRLVRHRKFGAVRQLLKCVGESGTATKSDGDALVLSCVEAADKGAADAKEVESLILETKSTEVKIKAYLLCNKLRPAYLLAVKMEASRAGPLVQKVLRAAEGAQDSVMQNICRQWLQEHQQQGNGKQRAGPGRPNNQAR; encoded by the exons ATGGAGTCAGCGGCGCCCGCCACGCACCTCTTTGGCTGCGAGGCGGAAACCTCGCTACGGGACCTCTTCGATTACTTCAAGCGGTGCCTGAGGTGCGGCGAGTGGGAGCTGGCCAGCGCCTGTGTGCCGCAGCTGGTGGCGTCCAAAGGGGACATCTCGGAGAAAGTGCGGGAGATTATCAAAGTGGCCGTGTGTCATCCTTATCGTTTCAA ATGGGAGCCTGTGAGCAGTCCACACAAGCTAGCTTGGTTTTGGCTGAAGGTTTTGGAGCAATGCACTGAAGACCGG GTCTCTCCCAGTGTCCGAAGCAAGTTAgagttcctgctgctgctggaacATCTGTGCTCCGAGGGGATCCAAGAGGTTCTTCTCCAG CAGTTGCATGACGCGTTCGCGGGCACAAACGTTTCAAGTTCGACTCATGCCGCTGTGGAGCGTTGTCTGCAAACGTTACTGGAGAGGAAGAGACCCCGTCTGGCACAGTGCCTCACGTATTTCTTGCAG CTACAGTCGAGCGTGGACGACACATCCCTGCAGCAGGTCTTCGTCCTCCACCTGCTGAGCAAACTCTCAAAGCCTGAGACGAGTTCCGAGACCCAAAACGAGTGGGTGGAGGAGATCTACTCGGTGTTGGCTTCGATGCCATCAAATCCGTCTACCGTTAGCGGCCAGTTGGAGGCGCTGTGCGAGACGCTGTGGGCATCCAGATGCGGACCCCTGAAGGAGGAGATGATCCTGAGCTCTCTCCTGCGGCCGCGGTGCGACGCGCTCGTCTCGGCGTACTGCTCGGCCGCGCTGAGGCTGCAGCGGGATCGTCTGCTGAGGAGCGCGCCCGACACGCAAG CTCTCCTGCCCGAGTCGGAGAAGCTGGCTCTCAGTCTGTGTTGCCATGACGATCGTCCGTCCGCGTGGAAGATGGTCTACTTTGAGTGCCTCAGCAGTGGGAAGCACTTCCTGGAGCAGATCTTG GTGACGGCTCTGGACCTGATCAAACACGAGGAGTTCTCTCAGCTGAAGGACATGTTGCGCTCCGAGTTGCAGCCGCTGTGTcgccttctgctgctgctggggtGGACGCAGTGTCGTAGTCTGGGCTCGGCTCGCACGCTGCTCCGCGTCCTCCATCACCAGCAG agGTCAGCAAATGACTCAGTCCTGCAGGACTTTGCCAATCTTTTGTCCTCCCAGCTTGGAATACTCGAGTGgtgtaaaaacaacaaccc AGATGTTTCCAACGAGGCGTTGCTGGGCCAGCTGCACAGTCTGGACAATCACTCGGCTCTCTACGTTCTGCACTCGCTGACTCCGCTGGCTCGCTTTGAAGAGCGCCGCCTTCTCGATCTGCTCCAGCAAACGCCAGATCCCGCACAAA ATGACGCCGAGGCTGTTTTGAGTCCTTCGGCGCAGAGGAGCGTTATTCTGTTCCGCGGCTTCTGCGCCATGAAGTACGCCATCTACGCTCTGTGCGTCAACGCGCACCAGAGCGTCGCTTGCGGCCAGTGTCAAGCCAAGCGGCAGAAAGCGTCTTGGGAGGGGACGGACCCGAGCCTCGCCGCCACTTCGACAGGAG GTCGCCAGTCGCTGTTCGAGCACTACCTGTCTGAGTGCCAACTGTACTTGGAGGCTGTGCCCGCCATGTTCCGCCTGGAGCTGCTGGAGAACATCTTCTCACTGCTTTTCCTCTCCAGCGCCGACTTTTCCCCCCAAAACCCCAAAGACGTGACCATAAGTAACCCAGCGTCCTCTTCGCCGGAGGCTACAGAGGAGGAGGACCGCGCGGATCTGGATCTGGCCCACCTGGTCCGGGGTTGCGAGGGCTTCCTGGCGGATGCGGCGGCTGTGGAGGGTATCCTGAAGCTGCTCAAGGAGGGCCTGGAGGGCATGTGCGTCCTGGGCCAGCAGGAGGGACAGGAGACAGGGCGAGCGCTTCCCAGAGAGGCGGAGGTGGCCGAGAGCGTGGGTTGCTCGGTGGCGGCCGGGACCTTCGGCACCCGCCTGCAGAGGTTGTCCAAGCGCACGGCCGAGGCGCAGTGGAGGCTGCAGATCATCACCAGCAATCGGAGCAGCGGAAGCA AGGTGGGAGGAGATTGTTTGGACGCGGCGTCTGCTACCCACAGCTGGCTGATCCCCGCCATGTTGTCTCCTCCGGAGTCTCTACTCAAGTCCTGTATCCGGCGCGGTAACTTCATGGAGGCCCATCAG GTGTCTCTGGTTTTCGACCTGGAGGCGTCGGCTTCCTGCGGCGAGCTGGCCTTCATGGAGCGCTACACCGAAGTGCTGGTGGAGCTGGGACGAGTGGAGCAGAAGATGGAGAGCCAGCCCATGTCGTCGTCTTCCTCATCCTCAGATGGCTTGGGCTCGGGCCCCGCGGCAGCCGGGGCGGCGCGCTGCCGACTGGGAAGCAGCGGACTTTCCACCCTTCAGGCCATCGGAAGCGCTGCGGCCGCAG GCGTGGCGTTCTACTCCATCTCCGACATAGCCGATCGCCTCCTCAGCACGCCTTCCCACCCTCTCCCGACCTTGCAGGAGGGCTACTGGACCAACCGGTCGGACTCATCCGGGCTGGTGGCCACGCTACTGAAGGAGCTCAGCCCGCCCGCCATGGCTGCCTTTGACCTGGCGTGCTGCCACTGCCAACTGTGGAAGACGTCCCGGCAGCTGCTGGACACGGCCGAGCGTCGACTTAGCGGCAGTCTGGAGGCTCGTG GCGTGCGAGTGGACCCCAAAGATCCTCGTCCTGAGAACATCTGCGGCTTTCCTCTGGTTTTACAGCAGATGAGCAAGATTCTGAACCATCCCACTAGCA AGGTTGCCGTGGGGGAGGAGCAAGTTTTGTCCAGCCCCTTTGGCTGCTCCATCCAGGAAGTATTGCTGTGTTGCCACCCCACGCTGAGCGAGGAGTGCATCTCCGCCCGACTCGCTCTGATGCAACGCTTAGCGAGCACCCTGCACGTCCTCAGCTCCGCGGCCAATGTGTCCG AGGGCGCCTCAGCGTCATCGAGCTCTCTGATGGCGCTGCTGTCGGAGCAGGCCGGCTCGAAGGCGTCCGAGCTGGACGCTAACCCGGCGCGCCGCGGCATCAAGGAGCTGCTCCGCTCCCTGGACCGGTTGTGCCCCTTCGAGCCCAACGGCGACCTGGCTAGGCCCGACTTTGTCCGCACCTTTCTGGACTACGTCGACACGCTGGCGGCCGTGCTGGTGCGCAGCCTCGGATCCGAAG ACCAGACAAGCGAGGTGAAGCTGGGGAATCCGTTGCCGGTGTTGCTTCAAGCTCCTTCGCGGCTCCTCTCCTACCTGCTGTTTGAGCGACAGGTTTCACCTGACAG GCTGCTGGCGCTGCTGCGGGAGGCGGGGCTCGGCCTCAACGTCCAGCAGGTGATCATCCAGCGATGCTGCAAGGTCCTGCACGTGGGGTCGACATTTCCAGACCAGGTCCAGGATCCCATTCAGGCTCGAAGAGACGATGCGGTTTTCAGCGTGTCCGCTTTGACTTTGCTGCTCCGACGCCACGCCGGCAAGCACGCCTCCACGCTCGGCATGACCGAGCTTACGTCCGACGCCGAGTCCGTCTCTTTGGACGACACCTCCACCTCGagctccgcctcctccgcctcctccgccaACCCTTCACCACCACCCACCTCCGCCCCATCGTTTTTGCTCACGCCATCCGCACTGGCTTTCCTCAAGTCTCGCTCATCCTTGGTGGCGGCTTTGGCGTGCCTGAGTGCGTCCAAAGGCGAGGGCGCCCGCTCTCAGCCCACAGGCTGGTCGGGATACTTCCGCAGCGGTCGCAAGGAGGCGCTGCTAGATGGCGAGCAGATTTCGCGTGAGGCCGACACGCTCCTCCAGGACTTCCCCGTGCTCCGCTCCTACTTGAATGCCATGGCAGAACCCGTGCTGGGCCCCTCTTTCTCTGACGACGAGGGGCTCGGCGCACAGGTGTGCGGAAAGCCTCTGGTCGGACTCCTGCTGGCCGGACCTCGGGAGGAAGCCGCCAGGGGGGTTGCCGTTGACGCCTTCCAGCAGGCTCTAGCCTCCAAGGACGTGGATCGGGCGCTACGGCTGCTGGAGCTTTACGGGCCTGACTGTGGGCAGCAGGGGGAGCTAAGGGACCGCCTGCTTGCTTGGGCTGCCTTAGAAG GCGATGAGGAAGGCGTCGACCACCTATTCCGCGTGCGGGACCCCAACCTGCGCGCCCGCGTGGCCCTGCAGGTCATGGAGCGCTGGCCCCTCTCGGCTTGCGCGGAGCTTCTGGACGTCTGCCTGGACGATGAGACGGAAGCCTCGCTCAGAGCAGACCTACTGCGGAAAAAGAAAGAGCTGGACATCTACGGCCGA ATGTTAGCCTTACAGCCGCCACTGCCGTGGGTTACCTGGCAGGAATTGAAGACAGAGTCAAAAGCTAACTCTGAATCCATGCTGACCCGGATGCTGGAGGCCAAG GAGTTTTGGCTGTGTTCCCAGTGGGCCGAGCTTTACCCCGTCAGCGAGCAGTCGACACTGCAGCTGCAGACGGAGCATCTGCTGCATCTTCTGGACAAGGAACAGACAGATGAGGCCTTCCAG CTTCTTGAGGGTCTCGCGGTTTGCGGCCTGGATGTGTGCGAGCGTGCCCTGGACCGCCGTCCCGGCTTGGCCACCTGCCACTTTTTGGCCGACTACATGACGCTGCACTTCCAGAGGCAGGTGTCACCGGCGCGCCGGCGCCACATCCACACCCTCAACTTGGGCTCCAAGGTGTTGCTGGCTCTgccgccgcccgcccgccaggaCTACTTCCCCCTGCTGCCAGAGCCCCTGCTGATGCTGGAGCAGATGCTCATGAACCTGAAGGTGGACTGGGCCGACGCCACGGTACGCACCTTGAGAAACCTGTTGGCCGACCAGGAGGCTGGCTTCGGGCCGGACGCCGTCGACAGGCTCCTGTCCGAGTACGCCCGCAAGGCCTTGGAGTTCACGTGCGCGCCTCGAGAGAGGTCACGATCCG ACTCTGTCATCAGCCTGCAGGACGCCCTCACGCAGTGTCCCGCTCAAGAGAGCAGCACCTCCGGTCGTGTGGACTCTTCAACGGCCTCCTCCGCCA GCAGCACGCCCACGCACAGCTCCTCGACTCACAGCGGCGACAGAGAGCGGGACCGAGGCTCGGCGGGGAGGAAGCGGTCCTCGTCCACCAAATTCCAGCCGCCCGAAAAGCCCCCGGACCAGAAGGACTGGGTCCCCGACACCAAGGAGCACATGTGCATGGTGTGCCGGCGCGAAAGGTTCACCATG TTCAATCGGCGGCATCACTGTCGGCGTTGCGGCCGCCTGGTGTGTCAAGCTTGCTCGGAGCGCAAAATGGCCATCGATGGACGTCCCGGCGAGGAAGTCAGAGTATGCGACCAGTGTTACACCTACTTTCACCCCGA TTCTGATGACGAGCTGGAACCAAGTGAAG CGACGGGGAGCCCAACTTTGACGGAGGACGCTCTCGACGGCATGTTGCACCTCCCCGAGGTTGCCCCCAGGCAGATCAGGCTCTCCACGGATCCCGACCAAAACCAGCAGCTGCGTCACGAGTTCTACTACGAGCAG GCACCCAGCGCCCACCTGTGCGTGGCCATCTTGTCCCTGCACGGCGAGCAGACGGCGTGCGGCCACCAGCTCATCGACCACTGTCGCGCACTCTCCCGAAAGCTAACCAACCCGGAGGTGGACGCCTGCCTGCTGACCGACATCATGCGCCAGCTGCTCTTTAGCGCCAAGCTCATGTTCGTCAAAGTGGGGCGCAACCAGGACCTGGCCTTGTGCGACAG CTATATCGGCAAAGTGGACGTGCTTAAGATTCTGGTGGCGGCCAACTACAAACACATTCCCTCCCTGGACGACATCCTAGAGACGGTCGCCGTCACGCGGCTCCGAAACCAGCTCTTGGAAGCTGAGTATTACCAGCTGGCCGTGGAG GTGTCCACCAAAAGCGGCCTGGACCCGGCCGCCGTGTGGCAAGCGTGGGCCATGGCCTCGTTGAAGGCCGGGAGCCTGACGGCGGCACGGGAGAAGTTTGCACGCTGTCTGAAGGCCCCCGTGGACCGCAACCAGATGAACTTGGGCCCCACGCTGCTGCAGGAGATTGTCAAGCACCTCGAGAGCACCGTCAGACCCGTCACGGCCACG TCTTTGAGCGAGGACATCTTGGCATCGCTGCGTGAACTAGAGGAGGCCCTCAGCGAGAGGTCCGAGTATCCCAGGAGCATCCTCCACCGAGAGTGCCTCTACTACCTGAACGCGTACGCCACTCACCTGGCGCTGGTCAGCTTCCACATGCGCCACGACGCCATGGCCGAGGCCATCTCCTACCTCCTCGCCAAG GACGCCCCGGACGAGGTGTTCCTGGAAGGCGTGCTGCAGCCGGCGCTGGAGCGAGGGCGTTTGGGGATGCTGCAGGACGTCCTGGAGAAGCTAGACCCGGGCCTGGAGGCGTGCAGCCGCTACCTGATTGCCTCCTGCCAGTGGCTGCAACGGCGTGGCTACTTCCACACCCTCTACCAGATCCAGCAGTTCATGATG GATCACGTGCGTGCGGCCATGACCTGCATCCGCTTCTTCACTCATGGAGCCACTTCGTACCAGCAGCTGGGTGACCAACAG cGCTGGTTGGTGCGAGCCAAAGAGCACCTGAGGACGTACCTGCAGGAGCAACAGTGTCGCGGCGTCGTCAGGAGGAAGTTGTCCCAAGGAAGCTCCTTCAGGAAGATGATGTCATCAAGCGACGTCTCCAG GCACATGAACACCATCgagctgcagctggaggtgactcGCTTCCTGCACCGTCGAGAGATGCCCCCTGCCGCTGGGGCGGGACCTCCGCCCACCTTATTTGGAGGCAGCCCCATGAAGGTGGAGGTGGCCTGCAAG GTGATGCTCGGGGGTAAAAATATCGAGGAAGGTTTCGGCATTGCGTATCGAGTCATACAG gACTTCCAGCTGGAAGCGCAGGCGGTGTACGTGCGCGCCGGACAGCGCCTGGTCCGCCACCGGAAATTCGGAGCGGTGCGCCAGTTGCTCAAATGCGTCGGCGAGTCGGGCACGGCCACCAAGAGCGACGGCGACGCGCTGGTCCTCAGCTGCGTGGAGGCGGCGGATAAGGGAGCGGCCGAC GCTAAAGAAGTGGAAAGTCTCATTTTGGAGACCAAGAGCACCGAAGTGAAG ATCAAAGCCTACCTGCTGTGCAACAAACTGCGCCCGGCCTACTTGCTGGCCGTCAAAATGGAGGCGAGCAGGGCCGGCCCGCTGGTGCAGAAGGTACTGCGGGCGGCCGAGGGGGCTCAGGACTCAGTGATGCAGAACATCTGCCGCCAGTGGCTGCAGGAGCACCAGCAGCAAGGCAACGGCAAGCAACGAGCGGGACCGGGACGACCCAACAACCAGGCCAGATAA